In Ailuropoda melanoleuca isolate Jingjing chromosome 11, ASM200744v2, whole genome shotgun sequence, a genomic segment contains:
- the GRSF1 gene encoding G-rich sequence factor 1: MCLAPPPRPWIPLPLRSRCSRSRLQAPRRLRSPMAGTRWVLGALLRGCGCNCSSCRRTGAACLPFYSAAGSSESLISGFDFTPILSDCRIRNGENGIHFLLNRDGKRRGDALIEMESEQDVQKALEKHRMYMGQRYVEVYEINNEDVDALMKSLQVKSSPVVNDGVVRLRGLPYSCNEKDIVDFFAGLNIVDITFVMDYRGRRKTGEAYVQFEEPEMANQALLKHREEIGNRYIEIFPSRRNEVRTHVGSHKGKKMSSSPTAKYITEPEMVFEEHEVNEDIRSMTAFESEKEIELPKEMSEKLPEAVDFGTTSSLHFVHMRGLPFQANAQDIINFFAPLKPVRITMEYSSNGKATGEADVHFDTHEDAVAAMLKDRSHVHHRYIELFLNSCPKGK; this comes from the exons ATGTGCCTGgcgccccctccccggccctggATTCCACTCCCCCTCCGCTCGCGCTGCAGCCGCAGCCGCCTCCAGGCCCCGCGCCGCCTCCGGAGTCCAATGGCCGGGACGCGCTGGGTGCTCGGGGCGCTGCTCCGGGGCTGCGGCTGCAACTGCAGCAGCTGCCGGCGCACCGGCGCCGCCTGCCTGCCTTTTTACTCCGCCGCCGGCTCCT CTGAAAGTTTgatttctggttttgattttacTCCCATACTTTCAGACTGCAGAATCCGCAATGGTGAGAATGGAATACACTTCCTCTTAAATAGAGATGGGAAACGAAGGGGTGATGCCTTAATTGAAATGGAGTCAGAGCAGGATGTTCAAAAAGCCTTAGAAAAGCATCGCATGTACATGGGACAACGATATGTGGAAG TGTATGAGATAAACAATGAAGATGTGGATGCCTTAATGAAGAGCCTGCAGGTCAAATCTTCACCTGTGGTAAATGATGGCGTGGTTCGTTTGAGAGGACTTCCTTACAGTTGCAATGAGAAAGACATTGTAGACTTCTTTGCAG GACTGAATATAGTAGACATCACTTTTGTCATGGActacagagggagaagaaaaacaggagaagCCTATGTGCAGTTTGAAGAACCAGAAATGGCCAACCAAGCCCTATTGAAACATAGGGAAGAAATTGGTAACCG GTATATAGAGATATTTCCAAGCAGAAGGAATGAAGTCCGAACACATGTTGGTTctcataagggaaagaaaatgtcatCTTCTCCTACTGCTAAGTATATAACTGAGCCAGAAATGGTCTTTGAAGAACACGAAGTAAATGAGGATATTCGATCCATGACAGCTTTTGAAAGTGAGAAGGAAATAG AATTGCCTAAGGAGATGTCAGAAAAGCTTCCAGAGGCTGTTGATTTTGGAACTACATCTTCACTACATTTTGTCCACATGAGAGGATTGCCTTTCCAAGCTAATGCCCAAGACATTATAAAC tTCTTTGCGCCGCTGAAGCCTGTTAGAATCACCATGGAATACAGTTCTAATGGGAAGGCCACTGGAGAAGCTGACGTGCACTTCGATACCCATGAGGACGCTGTTGCGGCTATGCTCAAGGACCGGTCCCATGTTC ACCATAGGTATATTGAATTGTTCCTGAATTCGTGTCCAAAGGGAAAATAA